One genomic window of Actinoplanes lobatus includes the following:
- a CDS encoding family 43 glycosylhydrolase: MHSRLLLAPLAGLALLAGTLVTPAPAAAATDGLVLWYKLDESAGTVATDSSGNGRDGAVLGTPSWSGDQGLGLNGTDTYIKAPDHLLRDMDSISVSFDVKIDTAQPAPYFLYGFGNTDTATGYGNGYLFATGNSFRNAISLGNWSGEQNTRPAAGYNLARDAWKTVTYTQTQTTGTLYEDGVAVATNTAISVLPSAIGGGSTTANYFGRSVYTGDRYLKGGLRDVRVYDRALSAAEVETLAAPANTESVAADVAALNLGDTGGVTADLTLPATAPNGSKVTWSSDDSGVITDAGKVTRPAAGEPDAHATLTATLSRGGASGTKTFEVTVKAAFDDAANAAAAAAALVVHDIDDVRGNLALPSNATWASSDPAVVSATGEVHRPATGSAARTVTLTATVTYGTATATREFTATVPPLPAAAPYEGYLFSYFTGEGYANGEQIYNALSNGNDPLSWREINNGNPVLTSTKGTTGLRDPFIIRSPEGDKFYQIATDLKIYGNGDWDASQRSGSKSIMVWESTDLVNWTDQRLVKVSPDTAGNTWAPEAFYSKDLGAYVVFWASKLYAEDDPNHTGSTYNRMMYATTRDFHTFSAPKVWKDPGYSVIDSTIVEHEGVYHRITKDERNNSSSSPCSKFLIQEKAGDLLDLEWDFVAECIGSGALSRGEGPLVFKSNTEDRWYLFIDEYGGRGYVPFSTTDLDSGVWTPEPTYSLPSRPRHGTVLPVTRAEYDRISARYEEPPTPAIGLRLRYQFDETSGTVARDTSGNDFNGTYVRTPAWGAGVQDGSFRMAGGSSSPYVTIPNGVLKGATAATVSVWAKWTASTTINQWIYALGPDSNKYLFTGPRNGGNVLYSAITTGSWSAESKLAHNAALPGGSWQHIAVTIDGANAAMYLNGTRVASATGVTVKPSDLYDATKTYSGYVGRSLYSADPYYAGEVDDFRIYDTALSPSEILELAGRTTSVGDVDLEALKVDAIIDDAAATVTLPVRPGTDVTSLAPAFTLARGSTVSPATAQDFSGPVTYTVTAADGTSRAWTVKALVMKSPIIPGLYADPNISVFGDTFWIHATTDGFAGWSGTQFHAFSSKDLVNWTDHGVILDLGPDVTWADNSAWAPTIAQRDGKYYLYFSGGMATGNTAKHLGVAVAGSPAGPFTDALGKPLVAAGTYSGQMIDPAVFTDDDGKSYLYWGNGNSYQAPLNDDMVSFDPSLVKTYKPTNYNEGSFVIKRDGVYYFMWSENDTRSADYRVAYATGSSPLGPWSDRVGVILSKDASLGILGTGHHSVVRVPGTGDWYTAYHRFAMPGGDGTHRETTIDRLEFTADRAIKPVVPTLTSIDPVTVVSAGPDAGGVEGSAVTLGGTVSNDANQAVWTAEPEGCVFADPHAAATTVTCADEGTYTVTLSAGRSRDSATVTVVNAAPVVTVPGGHPAPDAPVATKTEVVRTVPVSDPGSGDTLTCTATWGDGATSEGAIAGGVCTLRHRYTTSGVHRPSVTVRDDSGASATGELPFVTVHQPRAGQVAGSGWSGTTDFAFLAKPGGGTAWISTPKGVFTSSSLTPPLILGPTATFFGSGAGFTMQVTVLDGRRDRILIRIWDARTGRLVHEVRDAHLDGGGVTV, encoded by the coding sequence ATGCACTCGAGGCTTCTGTTAGCGCCCCTTGCCGGCCTGGCGCTGCTGGCCGGAACCCTTGTCACCCCGGCGCCCGCGGCGGCCGCCACCGACGGTCTGGTCCTCTGGTACAAGCTGGACGAGTCCGCCGGGACGGTCGCCACCGACTCGTCCGGCAACGGCCGCGACGGCGCCGTGCTCGGCACCCCGTCCTGGTCCGGCGACCAAGGCCTGGGCCTCAACGGCACCGACACCTACATCAAGGCGCCCGACCACCTGCTGCGCGACATGGACTCGATCAGCGTCTCCTTCGACGTCAAGATCGACACTGCCCAGCCGGCGCCCTACTTCCTCTACGGCTTCGGCAACACCGACACCGCCACCGGGTACGGCAACGGCTACCTGTTCGCCACCGGCAACTCGTTCCGGAACGCGATCTCGCTGGGCAACTGGTCCGGCGAGCAGAACACCCGGCCCGCGGCCGGCTACAACCTGGCCCGCGACGCCTGGAAGACGGTCACCTACACGCAGACCCAGACGACCGGCACGCTCTACGAGGACGGCGTCGCGGTGGCCACCAACACCGCGATCAGTGTCCTGCCGAGCGCGATCGGCGGCGGTTCGACGACCGCGAACTACTTCGGCCGCTCGGTCTACACCGGCGACCGCTATCTCAAGGGCGGCCTGCGCGACGTGCGGGTCTACGACCGGGCGCTGTCCGCGGCCGAGGTGGAGACCCTGGCCGCGCCGGCCAACACCGAGTCGGTCGCGGCCGACGTGGCGGCGCTGAACCTGGGCGACACCGGCGGGGTCACCGCCGACCTGACCCTGCCGGCGACCGCACCGAACGGCTCGAAGGTGACCTGGAGCAGCGACGACTCCGGCGTGATCACCGACGCCGGCAAGGTCACCCGCCCGGCCGCCGGGGAACCGGACGCGCACGCCACGCTCACCGCGACGCTGAGCCGGGGCGGCGCCTCGGGCACGAAGACGTTCGAGGTGACGGTCAAGGCCGCGTTCGACGACGCGGCCAACGCGGCTGCCGCGGCCGCGGCCCTCGTCGTGCACGACATCGACGACGTACGCGGAAATCTCGCCCTCCCCTCGAACGCGACCTGGGCCTCCAGCGACCCGGCGGTGGTCTCGGCCACCGGCGAGGTCCACCGCCCCGCCACGGGTTCGGCCGCGAGGACGGTCACGCTGACCGCGACGGTCACCTACGGCACGGCGACGGCGACCCGGGAGTTCACCGCGACGGTTCCGCCGCTGCCGGCCGCGGCGCCGTACGAGGGTTACCTGTTCAGCTACTTCACCGGCGAGGGCTACGCGAACGGGGAGCAGATCTACAACGCGCTGAGCAACGGGAACGATCCGCTGAGCTGGCGCGAGATCAACAACGGCAACCCGGTGCTGACCTCGACGAAGGGCACCACCGGCCTGCGCGACCCGTTCATCATCCGCTCGCCGGAGGGCGACAAGTTCTACCAGATCGCCACCGACCTCAAGATCTACGGCAACGGCGACTGGGACGCCTCGCAGCGCTCCGGCAGTAAGTCGATCATGGTGTGGGAGTCGACCGACCTGGTCAACTGGACCGACCAGCGGCTCGTGAAGGTCTCTCCGGACACGGCCGGCAACACCTGGGCGCCGGAGGCGTTCTACTCGAAGGACCTCGGGGCGTACGTGGTCTTCTGGGCCTCGAAGCTCTACGCCGAGGACGACCCGAACCACACCGGCAGCACCTACAACCGGATGATGTACGCGACCACCCGCGACTTCCACACGTTCAGCGCGCCGAAGGTGTGGAAGGACCCCGGCTACTCGGTGATCGACTCCACGATCGTCGAGCACGAGGGGGTCTACCACCGGATCACCAAGGACGAGCGGAACAACTCGTCGTCGTCGCCGTGCAGCAAGTTCCTGATCCAGGAGAAGGCGGGCGATCTGCTGGACCTGGAGTGGGACTTCGTGGCCGAGTGCATCGGCTCGGGCGCGCTGTCCCGCGGTGAGGGCCCGCTGGTGTTCAAGTCGAACACCGAGGACAGGTGGTACCTGTTCATCGACGAGTACGGCGGCCGCGGCTACGTCCCGTTCTCCACGACCGACCTGGACTCGGGCGTGTGGACGCCGGAGCCCACCTACAGCCTGCCGTCGCGCCCGCGGCACGGCACGGTCCTGCCGGTGACCAGGGCCGAGTACGACCGGATCTCCGCGAGGTACGAGGAGCCGCCCACCCCGGCGATCGGGCTGCGGCTGCGCTACCAGTTCGACGAGACGAGCGGCACGGTCGCCCGGGACACCTCCGGCAACGACTTCAACGGCACCTACGTGCGCACTCCGGCGTGGGGCGCCGGCGTGCAGGACGGCTCGTTCAGGATGGCCGGGGGCAGCAGCTCGCCGTACGTCACCATCCCGAACGGCGTGCTCAAGGGCGCGACCGCGGCGACCGTCTCGGTGTGGGCCAAGTGGACCGCGTCCACCACGATCAACCAGTGGATCTACGCCCTCGGGCCGGACAGCAACAAATACCTGTTCACCGGGCCGCGCAACGGCGGCAACGTCCTCTACTCCGCGATCACCACGGGGAGCTGGTCGGCGGAGTCGAAGCTGGCCCACAACGCGGCTCTGCCGGGCGGCAGCTGGCAGCACATCGCGGTGACGATCGACGGGGCGAACGCGGCCATGTACCTCAACGGCACGCGGGTCGCCTCCGCGACCGGGGTCACGGTCAAACCCTCTGATCTGTACGACGCGACGAAGACGTACAGCGGTTACGTGGGGCGGTCGCTCTACTCGGCGGACCCGTACTACGCCGGCGAGGTCGACGACTTCCGGATCTACGACACCGCACTGTCGCCGTCGGAGATTCTGGAGCTCGCCGGGCGTACCACATCGGTCGGTGATGTTGATCTTGAGGCTTTGAAGGTCGACGCGATCATCGACGACGCGGCGGCGACGGTGACGTTGCCGGTCAGACCCGGAACCGACGTCACGTCGCTGGCCCCGGCCTTCACCCTCGCGCGGGGAAGCACCGTCAGCCCGGCCACGGCCCAGGACTTCAGCGGGCCGGTGACCTACACCGTCACGGCCGCGGACGGGACCTCCCGTGCGTGGACGGTCAAGGCGCTGGTCATGAAGTCGCCGATCATCCCCGGCCTGTACGCCGACCCGAACATCTCGGTCTTCGGCGACACGTTCTGGATCCACGCCACCACCGACGGGTTCGCCGGGTGGTCCGGCACCCAGTTCCACGCGTTCTCCTCGAAGGACCTGGTCAACTGGACCGACCACGGGGTGATCCTGGACCTCGGGCCGGACGTCACGTGGGCCGACAACAGCGCGTGGGCGCCGACGATCGCCCAGCGGGACGGGAAGTACTACCTCTACTTCTCCGGCGGCATGGCCACCGGCAACACGGCCAAGCACCTGGGCGTGGCGGTGGCCGGCTCCCCCGCCGGGCCGTTCACCGACGCGCTCGGCAAACCGCTGGTCGCGGCCGGCACCTACAGCGGGCAGATGATCGACCCGGCGGTGTTCACCGACGACGACGGGAAGTCCTACCTGTACTGGGGCAACGGCAACTCGTACCAGGCGCCGCTGAACGACGACATGGTGTCGTTCGACCCGTCGCTGGTGAAGACATACAAGCCCACGAACTACAACGAGGGCAGCTTCGTCATCAAGCGGGACGGCGTCTACTACTTCATGTGGTCGGAGAACGACACCCGCAGTGCGGACTACCGGGTGGCGTACGCGACCGGCTCGTCCCCGCTCGGGCCGTGGAGCGACCGGGTCGGCGTGATCCTGTCGAAGGACGCGTCGCTGGGCATCCTCGGGACCGGCCACCACTCGGTGGTCCGCGTCCCCGGAACCGGCGACTGGTACACCGCCTACCACCGGTTCGCGATGCCGGGCGGGGACGGCACGCACCGGGAGACCACGATCGACCGGCTGGAGTTCACCGCGGACAGGGCGATCAAGCCGGTCGTGCCGACGCTGACGAGCATCGACCCGGTGACCGTCGTGTCGGCCGGGCCGGACGCCGGCGGGGTCGAGGGCAGCGCCGTCACCCTCGGCGGGACCGTCTCCAACGACGCCAACCAGGCGGTCTGGACCGCCGAACCGGAGGGCTGCGTCTTCGCCGACCCGCACGCGGCCGCCACCACGGTGACCTGTGCGGACGAGGGGACGTACACGGTCACGCTGAGCGCGGGCCGCAGCCGGGACTCGGCGACCGTCACGGTCGTCAACGCGGCGCCGGTGGTCACCGTGCCGGGCGGGCACCCCGCACCGGACGCCCCGGTCGCCACGAAGACCGAGGTGGTCCGGACCGTCCCGGTCAGTGACCCGGGCAGCGGCGACACGCTCACCTGCACCGCGACGTGGGGCGACGGCGCCACGTCGGAGGGCGCGATCGCCGGGGGCGTGTGCACGCTGCGCCACCGGTACACCACATCCGGGGTCCACCGGCCGTCGGTCACGGTCCGCGACGACAGCGGCGCCTCGGCCACCGGGGAGCTGCCGTTCGTGACGGTCCACCAGCCGCGCGCCGGGCAGGTGGCCGGCAGCGGCTGGAGCGGGACGACGGACTTCGCGTTCCTGGCCAAGCCCGGTGGCGGGACGGCGTGGATCAGCACCCCCAAGGGGGTCTTCACCTCGTCGAGTCTCACCCCGCCGCTGATCCTCGGTCCGACCGCCACCTTCTTCGGAAGCGGCGCCGGCTTCACGATGCAGGTGACCGTGCTGGACGGGAGAAGGGATCGGATCCTGATCCGGATCTGGGACGCCCGTACCGGCCGGCTCGTCCACGAGGTGCGGGACGCTCACCTGGACGGTGGCGGCGTCACCGTCTGA